Within the Streptosporangiales bacterium genome, the region ACGCCACACCATTCCCGCCGCGGCCGTCAGGCGGTCTTGCGCTTGCTCGCCGCCTTCTTCTTCGGCGCCTCCTCCTCCGACTCGGACGCGCGGCCGGTCTTCGCGGCCTCCACGCTGGCGCGCAGCGCGGACATCAGGTCGACGACGGTGCCGGCCTCCTCTTCCTCCTCAGGCTGCACGACCTCGCGGCCCTCGACCTTCGCCTCGATGACGGCCTGCAGGGCCTCCCGGTAGGCGTCGGAGTACTCGTCCGTCTCGAACTCGCCGCTCATCTGCTCGATCAGCGACTTGGCCATCTCCAGCTCCTGCGACCGCACCTCGATGTCCTCGTCGAGGAACCCGAACTCGGGGGTGCGGATCTCGTCCGGCCACAGCATGGTCTCGAGCACGAACACGCCGTCGCGCACCCGTAGCGTCGCGAGCTGCTCGCGCTGGCGCAGGGCGATCTTCACGATGGCGACCTGCTCTGACGCCTCGAGCGCCTCGCGCAGCAGCACGTACGGCTTCGCGCCCTGGGCGTCCGGCTCCAGGTAGTAGCTCTTCGCGAAGTAGATGGGGTCGACCTCGGCCAGCGGCACGAACTTGAGCACGTCCACCGCGCGGCTGGACGACAGCGGCAGGTCGGCGAAGTCCTCCTCGGTGAGCACGACGACCTCGCCGCTCGGCAGCTCGTAGCCCTTGGCGATGTCGGAGTACGGCACTTCCTCACCACACACGGTGCACACCCGGCGGTACTTGATCCGGCCGGCGTCCTCCCGGTGCACCTGGTGGAAGGACACGTTGCGTTCCTCGGTGGCGCTGTACAGCTTGACCGGGATGGAGACCAGCCCGAACGAGATCGCGCCCTTCCAGATGCTGCGCATGCCTCTCCTCTCGCTCTCTCGCCTCCCAGCATGCCCGACGACCAGCGGGTTTGTCCGGTCGCCATTCGCGTCGCTGTCCGTACTCGGATGATCACGGTTGCGTACCGGCTAGTAACCGGGGGGTCGCTGACTCCATGCTTTGGGGTGAACTCGGGGGCCACCTGGACATGCAGGGGTGACCAGCGCGTGCTACGACGCAACGCCACTCGGGCAGTTCTCGCGGCCAGCTGTGCCGCAATCGTCGCGGTATCCGTCACCGCGTACGCACAGGCGGTACAGCCACCGCCGCCGGCCGCGGACGGCGACGATTATGTCGACACCCGCGACCAGGGCAAGCGGCAGTCGCCGACCAAGGAGCAGCTGCGCGCGCTCGAGGAGCTCGCCGCGGACGCCACCAGCCGACCACGGCTGACCTGGAACGACGACCTGGGCACCCCGCGCACCATCCGGCCGGCGCGCGGCACCCTCACCGGGCCCCGCGACGGCACCCCGCGGCAGATCGCCGAACGGTGGCTCGGCGAGCACCGCAGCGCGCTCGGGCTAGCTGCCGATGACCTCGACGACCTCCAGGTCACCGGCGTGCACCGGCTGCGCAGCGGCAGCAGGGTCGTAGACCTGCGCCAGACGTTCGACGGCGTGGCGGCCGTGCACGGCGGCTCGTTGACCGTGACCGTGCGGAAGAACGGCGCCGTCGAGTCGTACGCCGGGCAGAACGCGCGCAGCGCCACGCTGCGCGGCGGCTGGAACCTCTCCGCCGACAGTGCGCTCGAGCAGGTCGCCGGGTCGCTCGCGCCGAAGGCCGACTTCAGCGCCGACGAGCGTGGCGAGAAGGCCGGCTTCACCACCTTCGCCCGCGGCCCGTTCGCCGCCGGCTCGTACGCGCGCAAGACGGTGTTCGTCACCGCCGACGGCGCGAAGCCGGCCTGGCAGGTGCTGTTCGTGAAGAAGCTCGACCGGGCGTGGGACGTGACGATCGACGCCACCGACGGCAAGGTGCTGCGCCGCGCCAGCCTGGTGCACAACGACTCGGAGGGCACCGTCTACCCGAACTACCCCGGCGCGCCCAAGGGCGGCGACGCGGTGGTGAAGAGCTTCGGGCCGACCAAGGAGTCGCCTTCTGGGTACGTCGACCCAAGCGGCGTCGCCGGTCTCCCCGGCCCGACGACGCTGGGCAACAACGCCAACTCGTACGCGAACTGGTCCAACTACCTGGTGCCCGCCGACCAGGGGCCGCGCCCGGTCAGCGCCACGTCGCAGTTCAACTACGCGTACGCAGCGAACTGGGAGCGCAGCGAGTGCGAGTCGGTGCCGCCGTCCTACGCGAAGGACATCGACCCGGCCGCGACCAACCTCTTCTACCACCACAACCGGATCCACGACGAGTTCTACGACCTCGGCTTCACCGAGGAGGACGGGAACTTCCAGGTCAACAACGACGGCAAGGGTGGCGAGGGCGGCGACCCGATCCTCGGCCTGGCACAAGCCGGCGCGCTGACCGGTGGCGAGCCGCTCTACACCGGCAGGGACAACGCGTACATGCTGACGCTGCCTGACGGCATCCCCGCGTGGAGCGGCATGTTCCTGTGGGAGCCGATCAACGACTCGTTCGAGGGCCCCTGCCGCGACGGCGACTTCGACTCCTCGGTGATCGAGCACGAGTACGCGCACGGGCTGTCGAACCGCTACGTCAGCGCCGAGGACAACGCGCTGAACTCGCACCAGTCCGGCTCCATGGGCGAGGGCTGGGGTGACTGGTACGCGCTGAACTACCTGCACCGCGAGGGCCTGCAGGACGACTCGGTCGTCGGCGCGTACGCCACCGGCAACGCCGAGCGGGGTATCAGGAACTGGGCGTACGACGACAACCCGACGACGTACGCCGACATCGGCTACGACCTCGGCGGCGCCGAGGTGCACTCCGACGGCGAGATCTGGACCAGCATCCTGTGGGACTACCGCAAGCTGCTGGTGAAGAAGTACGGCGAGCAGGCCGCGGCGCGGATCGCCGGCCTGACCGTGACCGAGGCGATGCCGCGCTCGCCCGCCGACCCGTCGTTCCTCGAGATGCGCGACTCGATCGGCTCGGCGATCGACGACCTGTACCACGACTCGGACAGGTACGAGGGGATCTGGGACGCGTTCTGGACGGCCTTCGCGAAGCGCGGCGCCGGGGCACACGCCCAGACCGAGGGCGGCGACGACCTGAACCCGACGCCGGCGTTCGACCACCCCGACGAGTCGAAGAACGGTGAGCTGGTCGGCAAGGTCGTGAACGCGTCCACCGGCGAGCCGATCGCCGGCGCGAACGTGTTCCTCGGCTCGTTCGAGGCGGGCAGCACGCCGCTGCGCCTGACGGGCGCGGACGGCGGCTTCTCCGCACCCGCGGTGGCCGGTGAGTACCCCGTGACCGTGCAGGCGCGTGGCTTCGGCGCGCGTACCTTCGACGCCGTGAAGGTGCAGGCGGGCGACCGCAAGCGGGTCACGCTCGAGGTCGCGCCGAACCTGGCGTCCACCGGCAACGGCGCGAAGGTCGTCTCGGCCAGCAGCGAAGGCGCGAAGGCGTTGTTCGACGACACCGCGTCCAGCCGCTGGTCCACGAAGCCGCGCGGGAACGCGGTCGTCGAGCTGGCCAAGCCGGCGGACGTCTCCTCCGTGCGTCTGAGCGCGTTCACCACCTCCAGGTTCGAGGCGCTGAAGGACTTCACCGTGCAGGTCTCGACCGACGGCGAGCAGTGGCGCAACGCGCTGGTGAAGAAGGACGGGTTCGGCTACCAGAAACCGCGACCGGTGGCCCCTGACGTGGACTACCGCACCTTCCAGCTGGCCGAGCCGACGCGCGCGAAGTACGTACGCTTCTACGCTGACGCACCGATGGGCGAGACCAAGGAGCAGGTGCAGGCGGCCGAGGTGCAGGTCTTCGCCAAGGGCGTGCAGGGTGTGCAGCCGCTGCCGCCGGAGCCGCCGGACGATCCGGTGAAGGACTCAGGCACGATCGCCGCGGGCAACCCTGGCGGTGAGTTCGGCGCCAGCGTGACCATGCTCGACCTGCAGAACAACTGCACGGCGCCACCGGCGTCGCAAGGCACGGACGGCTGGGTCACGAAGCTGCCGGACAGCTTCGGCGACGGCATGCACTCGGTGACGGTGAAGGGCGAGTCGGCTGCGACCTACGACCTGGACCTCTACTTCTACGACAAGAACTGCGAGCAGATCGGCTCCGCCGCGTCCGCGGCCGCCGACGAGGCCGGGTCGCTGCCGAGCGGGACGAAGTACGTCCTCACCAGCCTCTGGTTGGGTGCCGAGGTGTCCATCGACGTGCGGGCGGTGGACAACGGCTGACCCGGCGGCCGTCACTGCCAGCGGCGGAACCCGCCCTCGGTGTCGATGACCTGGCCGGTGACCCAGCGGGCCTCGTCGGTCAGCAGCCAGCCGATCAGCCTGGCCGGGTCGTCCGGCTCGCCGAACCGGCCGAAGGGGAACTTCGCCGCGACCTGCTGCCAGGTCCGTTCGTCGAGGTAGCCGGTGTCTACCGGGCCGGGGTTGACCGCGTTGACGGTGATGCCGTCGTCGGCGAGCTGGTCGGCCACGGTCAGCGTGACCTCGGCAAGCGCGCCCTTCGCCGCGGCGTACGCGACCTCGCCCGGCATCGGACCCTGCCGCTGCCCGGAGGTCAGGAACACGACCCGGCCGCCCGGCCGGCCGTCGTGCTGCGCGGCGAACGCCTGCGTGAGCAACAGCGAGGACCGGGTGTTCACCGCCCAGTGCCGGTCGAGCAGCTCGGCGTCGAGCTCGCCGAGTGCACCGTCGAGGCCGCTCTGCGCGTGGTTGCACACCAGGGCGTCCACGTGGCCGAACTCCGTGCACGCGCGGTCGACCAGCTGCTCTGGCGCGTCCGGGCGGGCGAGGTCGAGCGGCAGGTCGGCGACCCTGGCGGCCGGGTCGCCGAGCGCCGCGGTGACGCCCGCGCGTACGGCGTCGAGGTCGTCCCCGCCCCACAGCCGCTCCTCGTCGTGCTCCCTGTGGTGCTGCAGCAGCAGGCTGGCGCCGTACGCCGCGGCCCGCCGCGCGATCGCGTACCCGATGCCGATCCGGCGGCTGACCCCGGTCACCACGACGACCCGGCCGCGCAGCGGCAGCGGGTCGCGGGCCAGGGTCGTCTCTTGCACCACGTGTCATCCCTCCAGCGGCGCCATACTTGTCCGATGCGGAGTCGCCGGACGGTAGCAGTACGGCTGGGCGCGGTGGTGCTCGCGCTCGCCATGGGCGTCGGCATCGGCTGGTTCGCGCGCGGCACCCAGGACGACGAGCCGCGCCGGCCCGCCAAGTCGCCGTCGCCGAGCACCACCCGGCCGCTCGCCGAGCCGGTGGTGGACGGCCACTTCACCTTCACCGTATACGAGTTCGGCTGCGGCATCGTCGCCGTGCAGGGCACGCACGCCGGCGAGGGCACGCCCGAGGGGCAGTACTGCCGCGTCACGCTGCGCGTCGACAACCACGACCCCAGCTACCACGACTATGTCACCCGCAGGCAGACGCTCGCCGGCGTCGCGGCGCCGCAGAACCGGCCGGACCGTTCGCCATGGGCGTGCGGCGGCAGCCGGACCTGATCCGCATCGGCGGGCACAACGCCATCGAGGTCGAGCTCTGGTACGACGTCCCGAAGAACGCCGCCGTGACCGGGCTGCGGCTGTCCGGCGACCGCGACCCGGTCGCGTACCAGAGCGACGACGTGGTGCCGCACCGCATGGGCGGGGTGCACGTACGGCTGGAACCCGCTGACGAGTCGCCCTGAGACCGCGTAGATTCGCCCGGGTGAGCATCGAATTCCTGGTGACGACCCTGGTCGTGGTGGCCACGCCGGGCGCCGGCGTGCTGTACACACTGGCGGCCGCCCTGTCGCGCGGCGGCCGGGCCAGCGTGCTGGCCGCGTTCGCCTGCACGCTCGGCATCGTGCCGCACATGGTGGCCGCCATCACCGGCCTGGCCGCGCTGCTCCATACGAGCGCCGTCGCGTTCCAGGTGGTGAAGTACCTGGGTGTCGCGTACCTGCTCTACATGGCGTGGTCCACGTGGCGCGACCGCGGCGCCCTGGTCGTCGAGGAGCAGGCCGGCACCCCGTCACCGGGCAAGGTCATCGGCGGCGGCATCCTCGTCAACCTGCTCAACCCGAAGCTGAGCATCTTCTTCCTCGCGTTCCTCCCCCAGTTCGTGAGCACCGGCCAGTCCGGCGGGGTGGTGCGGATGCTGCAGCTCAGCGCCGTCTTCATGCTGGCGACGTTCGTGGTGTTCGCGGCGTACGGGATCTTCGCCGCGGCGATCCGCGCGAAGGTCATCAGCCGGCCGCGGGTGGTGGCCTGGGTACGGCGCACGTTCGCCGCCGCGTTCGTCGCGCTCAGTGCCCGGCTGGCCCTCACCCAGCAATAACCTGGGGAGATGCTGCCCGCGTTCGTGCCGCCGATGCTCGCCGTCACCGGCGAGCTGCCCGCCGACGACGCGGGGTGGGCGTTCGAGCCGAAGTGGGACGGCGTACGGGTGGTCGCCTGTCTCGGTGGCGGCGAGCTCAGCCTGTGGAGCCGGGTCGGCAACCTGGTGACCGCGAGCTACCCCGAGCTGAGCGTGCTCACCGGCCTGGTCGGCGTGCCCGCCGTGCTCGACGGCGAGGTGGTGGCGTTCGACCCCGAAGGCCGGCCGGACTTCGGGCTGCTGCAGCAGCGGATGCACCTGACGAAGGCGGTCGACGTACGGCGGGCACGCAGGGACGTCCAGGTCACGTACGTCGTGTTCGACCTGCTGCAGCTGGACGGCCACGACACCACCGGCCTGCCGCTGCGGGACCGCCGCGAGCTGCTCGAGCAGCTGGAGCTGCGCGCCGACGGCAAGGTGCAGGTGCCCGGCTACGTAACGGGCAACGGGCGGGAGGTGTACGACGCCACCAAGCGGCTCGGCCTGGAGGGCGTGGTGGCGAAGCGGCTGGAGTCGGTGTACCGGCCGGGCAAGCGGTCGGACGCCTGGGTGAAGGTGAAGCACGTGGACAGCCGCGACGTGCTCGTCGCCGGCTGGCTGCCCGGTGAAGGCCGCCGGGCCGGCACCGTCGGCGCCGTGGTGCTCGCGCTGCCGGACGGGCACGGCGGCCTGCGCCACGTCGGCCAGGTCGGCACCGGGTTCAGCGACCAGGTGCTCGACCAGCTGTACGCCATGTTCACCGCCGAGGAGGTCGCCGACAGCCCGCTGCGCGGCCAGCTCGACCCGGCCGCGGAGCGCAGCGTGCACTGGGTGCCGCCGACCCGGGTGGCCGAGGTCGTGCACACCGGCTGGACGAGGGACAATCGGCTGCGGGCGGCGGTCTGGCGCGGTCTGCGGCCCGACCTCGACGCGACCCAGGTGGACCCAGATGGCCGGTGAGTCGGTACTCGTCTCGGTGGAGGAGCGCACCCTCAAGCTCTCCAACCTGACCAAGGTGCTCTACCCGGAGACCGGGTTCACCAAGGCCGAGGTCATCGACTACTACACGAGGATCGCGCCGGTCATGCTGCCGCACCTGCGCGACCGCGCGGCCACCAGGAAGCGCTTCCCGAACGGCGTCGAGGCGGCCGACTTCTTCGAGAAGAACGCGCCCTCGCACACGCCCGACTGGGTGCGTACGGAGGAGCTGCCGACGCCAGGCAGCACGCTCGGCCGCGAGATGCTGCGCTTCGTCGTCGTCGACGACCTGCCCACCCTGGTCTGGCTGGCCAACCTCGCCGCGCTCGAGCTGCACATCCCGCAGTGGCGGGTGCTGCCCGGCTGCGAGGTACACGACCCCGACCTCGTCGTGTTCGACCTGGACCCGGGCGCGCCGGCCACCATCGTGCAGTGCTGCGAGGTCGCGCTGCTGCTGCGCGACGCGCTCGCCGCGGACGGCTTCGAGGCGTGCGTCAAGACCAGTGGGCGCAAGGGCATGCAGCTGTACGTCCCCGTCGCCGAGACCCCGGCGGAGCAGACCTCGGCGTACGCGAAGGCGCTCGCCGCCCGGCTGGAGCGGGAGCACCCGAAGCTCGTCGTCTCGCGGATGGCGAAGAACCTCCGCAAGGGCAAGGTGTTCATCGACTGGAGCCAGAACAACGCGTTCAAGACGACGGTGGCGCCTTACTCGCTGCGCGCCGGCAGCGAGCCGACCGTTTCGACACCGGTCAGCTGGGCCGAGGTGGCTGACTGCCGTACCCCGTCGGACTTACGCTTCTTGGCGGAGGACGTGATCGACCGCGTCGAGGAGCGCGGTAACCTGCTCGACCCGCTGCTCGAGACGTCGCGGCAGCGGTTGCCGACCCCGTGAGCAAGAAAGCTACCGCCCATGTCAGAAAGCGACTCCCGCCCGGTTTCCGGCGAGGACTTCGACTTCGGCAACGAAGCCGACGAGGCAGAGCTCACCGACAGTGACCTGAACGAGGCCGACGCCGCCGAGCAGCACCAGCTCGCCGGCGGAGGGAGCCGGCGCGCCTACCGGCAGCTCCTGCCCGACGACGTGGACCCCGCGGACGCCGCCGACCAGTACCGCGAGGTCGAGCTCGACGAGGACGACTACCGTTAGCCGAACCCTAGGCACTGCGGGTCACATGGCGGCGTAGGCGGTACCGTTGGTCGGAGCGCGCCCCGACTGGGGCGGCAGGAGCAGCGGAGGCGTTGTGCGCGGGAGAGCGCTGGAAGCGGCCGTCGGGGAACTGCCGTGACGGCCGGCCAGCAGACGCCGCCACGCGGCACCCGGATGCCGCGGCCCGCCCGCCGCCAGCAGCTGCTGCGCGCGGCGCGGGAGACGTTCGTCGCGCAGGGTTACCACGCGGCCGCGATGGACGATATCGCCGAGCGCGCGGGCGTCAGCAAGCCCGTGCTCTACCAGCACTTCCCTGGCAAGTTCGAGCTCTACCTCGCGCTCATCGAGGAGCACGCCGGCGAGCTGGTCGAGCGGGTGAAGAGCGCACTGCGGTCGACCACGGACAACAAGCAGCGGGTCGCGGCCACGTTCGGCGCGTTCTTCGACTTCGTCGACCACGAGGGCGAGGCCTTCAAGCTGGTCTTCGAGTCCGACCTGCGCAGCCAGCCGGCCGTCAGGGAGCGGCTGGACGGCGCGATCACCGCCTGCTCCGACCTGGTCGGCGAGGTGATCGCCGAGGACACCGACATGCCGGCCCTGGAGGCCAGCCTGCTCGCCCGCGGCCTGGTCGGCAACGCCGAGGCGGCCGCGCGGCACTGGCTCTCGGTGCGCGACACCATGCCCAAAGCCGAGGCCGTCGACCTGCTCGCGCGGCTCGCCTGGCGCGGCATCTCCGGCTGGCCCCGCACCGCGTAGCCACGCCCGGGGCGCCGGCGGCGCCAGCTGCCACGCTCACCCCGATACGCTGCACGCAGTAGTCCATAAGCCGGAACAGATGCCGAGAGGAAGTCCCTGTGGAGGTCAAGATCGGCGTGCAGTACGCCGCGCGGGAGCTGGTCATCGAGTACGCGGGATCGGCCGACGACGTGCAGTCAGCGGTGTCCGACGCGCTCGGCGCCACGGACGGCCTGCTGGTGCTCGAGGACAACCGCGGCCGCCGCGTGGTGGTGCCCGCCGCCCGCCTCGCCTACGTCGACATCGGTGAGCAGACCGAGCGCCGGGTCGGCTTCGGCGCCGTCTGACCCGCAGCGAGCTAGCCTGCGTACAGAGGGACCTGTCCCAACGCAGAAAGGCAGGGACGGATGGACATCACCGGCATTCTCAGCGCCTTGGTGGTAGGCGTGGTCATCGGGTTCGGCGGTCGGCTGCTCGCCCCCGGCAAGCAGAAGATCCGCTGGTGGATGACGATCGGGGTCGGCATCATCGCCGCGTTGATCGGCACGGTCTTGGCAGCCCCGCTCGGGGTGGCCGACACGCCGGGCTTCGACTGGCTCGAGCTGGTGATCCAGCTGGTGCTCGCCGCGGTCGGCGTCTCCGTGCTGGCCGGGCTCACCGGCCGCAACCGCCGCCACGACTGAGCGACCATTGCGGCGGCCACGGCGGCGGCGCAGTCAGGCTCTGCGGCACGACGACCCGTCAAGCCTCGCCACGACTGACCCAGCACGGCCACCAACCACGCCGGCGGCGCGGTCAGGCTCTACCGCGCGACAGACCATCTCCGGAAACGCCGGGGCGGTTCACGGCGCGGTCAGGCTCTGCCGCGCGACAGACCCGCCAAGCCCCGCCACCACTGACCCAGCACAGCCGCCAGCCACGCCGGCGGCGCGGTCAGGCTCTGCCGCGCGACAGACCCGCCAAGCCCCGCCATCACTGGCCCAGCACGGCCGCCAGCCACGGCGGCGGCGCGGTCAGGACGTGAGGCCGAGGCGGGTCATCCGGTCGTTGTGGTTCTCGAGCAACCGGTTCGACACCTTGCCCAGCTCGGCGAGGTCGGCGCCCGCGTCGCCGCGGCCGACGAGTAGCGCTGCGAGCGCGTCCCTGTCGGCGGCGACCCGCTGCGCCTGCACCAGCGCCTCGCCGACGATCCGGCGCGCCCACAGCGCCAGCCGGCCGGCCACCGTCGGGTCCTCCTCGATGGCCTTGCGCACGCGGTCGACGACGAACGTGGCGTGCCCGCTGTCACCGACCACGTCCCCCACCAGCTCGCGGGTGTCCGGGTCGAGCACGGACGCGAGCTCGGCGTAGAAGTCGCCGGCGAGACCGTCCCCCACGTACGCCTTCACCAGGCCCTCCAGCCAGTCGTTCGGGCTGGTCTTGGCGTGGAAGTCGTCGAGCGGCCGGACGAACGGCTGCATCGCGACCTCCGGGTCGAGGCCCCGCGCGGCGAGCGCGTTCACCAGCCGCTCGCAGTGCCGGAACTCCACCACTGCCAGCTCCGCAAGCGCGGCCTTGTCGATCAGCGAAGGCGCCAGCCGGGAGTACGCGGCCAGCCGCTCGAACGCCACCAGCTCGGCGTAGGCGAGCACGCCGAGCAGATCGGCGACGGCGACGTCCAACGCTGGGTCCACGCCCGACGGCGGCTGCTGTCCCGCTCCATCGCTCATCCGTTCCTCCGCGACCGCTTCGATCGCTGCCCTCCGGCAGGTGCCGCGACGGTGCGACCGACAACCAAGGCAGCAACGCGGCCCCTACCTCCGGCCAGCTCCTCAGCTCCTTCGCTCATCCGCGCAGGCTATCCCGGCGCCCGCCGGCGGGAGAACACAGCGTCGCCGACACGCCCGCCGTCGGCCACTGCTCAACCCCGCAGGTGCGGCAGCTAGACTGCTCGCGGTCGCGCGAATGGTCGACATGGCTGCCGGGGGTAGCCACCGGTACCCGCGCGACGGAGTCCGTAGCGATGGGGGTATCGCCACGACGGCACTGGTGCCCGCCGGACGACACCGCGACGCAGGCACGGTCGGGTCCCGGGGCGTACCGATACGTTCTGGCGAATCGGGGCTGTCGTGACACCCGCGGCGACGGGCCCCACCTGCTTACCATGCGAGAAGGGTGCGAACGATCAAGACTTTCCGCGACCTCGGAGCCGATGCGGAGACCGCTGATGCGCTCTCCGCGGTCGGCATCGTGTCGCCGTTCCCCGTGCAAGAGCTCACCATTCCCCTTGCGTTGACCGGCAACGACGTCATCGCGCAGGCACCGACGGGGACGGGTAAGACGCTCGCCTTCGGCGTGCCGCTACTGCAGCGGATCACCGTGCCAGGCCCTGGCCGGCCGGAGGCGCTGGTGATCGTGCCGACCAGGGAGCTGGCCGTCCAGGTGGCCGGCGACCTGGAGACGGCGTCCGGTGACCGGGGCGTCCGCATCCTGCTGATCTACGGCGGTCGCTCCTACGATCCGCAGATCGAGGGGCTGAAGTCCGGCGTCGACGTGGTCGTCGGCACGCCCGGCCGGCTGCTCGACCTGGCCAACCGCGGCGTGCTCGAGCTGTCCGAGGTGAACACCCTGGTGCTCGACGAGGCCGACCGGATGCTCGACCTCGGCTTCCTGCCGGACGTCGAGCGGATCATCGCCATGACCCCGGAGCGGCGGCAGACGCTGCTGTTCTCCGCGACCATGCCGGGCGAGGTGGTCAGCCTCTCCCGGCGCTACCTCAAGCAGGCCACCCAGGTGCACGTCGAGCACGTGCACGGGGCGACCGGCGAGGAAGAGGGCATCGGGCCGGAG harbors:
- a CDS encoding Ku protein, with the translated sequence MRSIWKGAISFGLVSIPVKLYSATEERNVSFHQVHREDAGRIKYRRVCTVCGEEVPYSDIAKGYELPSGEVVVLTEEDFADLPLSSSRAVDVLKFVPLAEVDPIYFAKSYYLEPDAQGAKPYVLLREALEASEQVAIVKIALRQREQLATLRVRDGVFVLETMLWPDEIRTPEFGFLDEDIEVRSQELEMAKSLIEQMSGEFETDEYSDAYREALQAVIEAKVEGREVVQPEEEEEAGTVVDLMSALRASVEAAKTGRASESEEEAPKKKAASKRKTA
- a CDS encoding coagulation factor 5/8 type-like protein — its product is MITVAYRLVTGGSLTPCFGVNSGATWTCRGDQRVLRRNATRAVLAASCAAIVAVSVTAYAQAVQPPPPAADGDDYVDTRDQGKRQSPTKEQLRALEELAADATSRPRLTWNDDLGTPRTIRPARGTLTGPRDGTPRQIAERWLGEHRSALGLAADDLDDLQVTGVHRLRSGSRVVDLRQTFDGVAAVHGGSLTVTVRKNGAVESYAGQNARSATLRGGWNLSADSALEQVAGSLAPKADFSADERGEKAGFTTFARGPFAAGSYARKTVFVTADGAKPAWQVLFVKKLDRAWDVTIDATDGKVLRRASLVHNDSEGTVYPNYPGAPKGGDAVVKSFGPTKESPSGYVDPSGVAGLPGPTTLGNNANSYANWSNYLVPADQGPRPVSATSQFNYAYAANWERSECESVPPSYAKDIDPAATNLFYHHNRIHDEFYDLGFTEEDGNFQVNNDGKGGEGGDPILGLAQAGALTGGEPLYTGRDNAYMLTLPDGIPAWSGMFLWEPINDSFEGPCRDGDFDSSVIEHEYAHGLSNRYVSAEDNALNSHQSGSMGEGWGDWYALNYLHREGLQDDSVVGAYATGNAERGIRNWAYDDNPTTYADIGYDLGGAEVHSDGEIWTSILWDYRKLLVKKYGEQAAARIAGLTVTEAMPRSPADPSFLEMRDSIGSAIDDLYHDSDRYEGIWDAFWTAFAKRGAGAHAQTEGGDDLNPTPAFDHPDESKNGELVGKVVNASTGEPIAGANVFLGSFEAGSTPLRLTGADGGFSAPAVAGEYPVTVQARGFGARTFDAVKVQAGDRKRVTLEVAPNLASTGNGAKVVSASSEGAKALFDDTASSRWSTKPRGNAVVELAKPADVSSVRLSAFTTSRFEALKDFTVQVSTDGEQWRNALVKKDGFGYQKPRPVAPDVDYRTFQLAEPTRAKYVRFYADAPMGETKEQVQAAEVQVFAKGVQGVQPLPPEPPDDPVKDSGTIAAGNPGGEFGASVTMLDLQNNCTAPPASQGTDGWVTKLPDSFGDGMHSVTVKGESAATYDLDLYFYDKNCEQIGSAASAAADEAGSLPSGTKYVLTSLWLGAEVSIDVRAVDNG
- a CDS encoding SDR family oxidoreductase, coding for MQETTLARDPLPLRGRVVVVTGVSRRIGIGYAIARRAAAYGASLLLQHHREHDEERLWGGDDLDAVRAGVTAALGDPAARVADLPLDLARPDAPEQLVDRACTEFGHVDALVCNHAQSGLDGALGELDAELLDRHWAVNTRSSLLLTQAFAAQHDGRPGGRVVFLTSGQRQGPMPGEVAYAAAKGALAEVTLTVADQLADDGITVNAVNPGPVDTGYLDERTWQQVAAKFPFGRFGEPDDPARLIGWLLTDEARWVTGQVIDTEGGFRRWQ
- a CDS encoding LysE family translocator, encoding MSIEFLVTTLVVVATPGAGVLYTLAAALSRGGRASVLAAFACTLGIVPHMVAAITGLAALLHTSAVAFQVVKYLGVAYLLYMAWSTWRDRGALVVEEQAGTPSPGKVIGGGILVNLLNPKLSIFFLAFLPQFVSTGQSGGVVRMLQLSAVFMLATFVVFAAYGIFAAAIRAKVISRPRVVAWVRRTFAAAFVALSARLALTQQ
- a CDS encoding ATP-dependent DNA ligase, with protein sequence MAGESVLVSVEERTLKLSNLTKVLYPETGFTKAEVIDYYTRIAPVMLPHLRDRAATRKRFPNGVEAADFFEKNAPSHTPDWVRTEELPTPGSTLGREMLRFVVVDDLPTLVWLANLAALELHIPQWRVLPGCEVHDPDLVVFDLDPGAPATIVQCCEVALLLRDALAADGFEACVKTSGRKGMQLYVPVAETPAEQTSAYAKALAARLEREHPKLVVSRMAKNLRKGKVFIDWSQNNAFKTTVAPYSLRAGSEPTVSTPVSWAEVADCRTPSDLRFLAEDVIDRVEERGNLLDPLLETSRQRLPTP
- a CDS encoding TetR family transcriptional regulator, giving the protein MPRPARRQQLLRAARETFVAQGYHAAAMDDIAERAGVSKPVLYQHFPGKFELYLALIEEHAGELVERVKSALRSTTDNKQRVAATFGAFFDFVDHEGEAFKLVFESDLRSQPAVRERLDGAITACSDLVGEVIAEDTDMPALEASLLARGLVGNAEAAARHWLSVRDTMPKAEAVDLLARLAWRGISGWPRTA
- a CDS encoding DUF3107 family protein, with amino-acid sequence MEVKIGVQYAARELVIEYAGSADDVQSAVSDALGATDGLLVLEDNRGRRVVVPAARLAYVDIGEQTERRVGFGAV
- a CDS encoding GlsB/YeaQ/YmgE family stress response membrane protein, whose protein sequence is MDITGILSALVVGVVIGFGGRLLAPGKQKIRWWMTIGVGIIAALIGTVLAAPLGVADTPGFDWLELVIQLVLAAVGVSVLAGLTGRNRRHD
- a CDS encoding hydroxylase; protein product: MSDGAGQQPPSGVDPALDVAVADLLGVLAYAELVAFERLAAYSRLAPSLIDKAALAELAVVEFRHCERLVNALAARGLDPEVAMQPFVRPLDDFHAKTSPNDWLEGLVKAYVGDGLAGDFYAELASVLDPDTRELVGDVVGDSGHATFVVDRVRKAIEEDPTVAGRLALWARRIVGEALVQAQRVAADRDALAALLVGRGDAGADLAELGKVSNRLLENHNDRMTRLGLTS